The sequence GCGAGGGGGCGGGCGTGGCGGACGTGCTGACCGGACACGCCCCAGCCAGCGGGAAGCTGTCTTTCGACTGGCCGCTGACCCAGGGCGACCTGAACCGCGCCGAAGCCCAGGGCTGGCTTTACCGGATAGGTGACGGCCTGAGTTACCCGCCGCAGGGCCGCCCGTGAGCCTGCCCATGAACCTGTCCAGAACGGACTTCCCGCCGGATTTTACCTTCGGGGTGGCGACCTCCAGTTACCAGATCGAGGGGGCCACGCAGGAAGATGGGCGCGGTCAGAGCATCTGGGACACCTTCTGCCACCAACCGGGTCGGATCAGGGACGGCACCACGGGCGAGGTGGCGTGCGACCACTACCACCGCTGGGAAAGCGACCTTGACCTGATCGCGGGGCTGGGTGTGGACGCCTACCGCTTCAGCCTGGCCTGGCCGCGCATTCAGCCGCTCGGGGTGGGGGCGGTGAACGAGAAAGGTCTGGACTTCTACGAGTGCCTGGTCGACGGCCTGCTGGCACGCGGTATCCGGCCTTATGCCACGCTGTACCACTGGGATCTGCCGCAGGCGCTGCAAGACCAGGGCGGCTGGGTGAACCGCGACACCGCCGAGCGCTTTGCCGAGTACGCGGCCCTGGTAGGCACGCGCCTGGGCGACCGGCTGACCAGCCTGGCTACCCTGAATGAACCGTGGTGCAGCAGCCTCCTGAGTTACCACCTGGGCGCACACGCCCCAGGACTTAAGGATCGCCGCCTGGCCCTGGCCGCCGCCCATCACCTGCTGCTGGGGCATGGGCTGGCGCTGCGGACGCTACGGGCCTCGGGCGTGCAGGTACCGCTGGGGATCGTCCTGAACCTGAACCCCACTTACGCTGCCACCGAAGACCCAGCCGATCAGGCCCGCGCCCTGGCCGACGACGGGTACAGCAACCGCTGGTTCCTCGACCCGCTGCTGCGCGGCGAGTACCCGGCCGATATGTGGAAGTTGTACGGCCAGGACGTGCCGGAGATCAGGCCGGGCGATCTGGAACTTATCCGGGAACCACTGGACTTCCTGGGGGTCAACTACTACACCCGCACGGTCTCGACCGCCAGCGGGCCAGTGATGCCCGAGGAGGCTGAAGTGACGCACATGGACTGGGAAGTCTACCCGCAGGGGCTGAGCGACCTGCTCGTGCGCCTGAAGCGTGAGTACCCCCTGCCACCCCTCCTCATCGCCGAAAACGGGGCCGCCTACCTGGACGAGCGGACAGCCGATGGTCAGGTGCATGACCTGGAACGCACCCGTTACCTGCAAACTCACCTGAACGCGGTTGCCCAGGCCATCCAGGCCGGGGTGGACGTGCGCGGGTACTTCGTGTGGTCGCTGCTGGATAACTTCGAGTGGGCTTAC is a genomic window of Deinococcus reticulitermitis containing:
- a CDS encoding GH1 family beta-glucosidase — its product is MNLSRTDFPPDFTFGVATSSYQIEGATQEDGRGQSIWDTFCHQPGRIRDGTTGEVACDHYHRWESDLDLIAGLGVDAYRFSLAWPRIQPLGVGAVNEKGLDFYECLVDGLLARGIRPYATLYHWDLPQALQDQGGWVNRDTAERFAEYAALVGTRLGDRLTSLATLNEPWCSSLLSYHLGAHAPGLKDRRLALAAAHHLLLGHGLALRTLRASGVQVPLGIVLNLNPTYAATEDPADQARALADDGYSNRWFLDPLLRGEYPADMWKLYGQDVPEIRPGDLELIREPLDFLGVNYYTRTVSTASGPVMPEEAEVTHMDWEVYPQGLSDLLVRLKREYPLPPLLIAENGAAYLDERTADGQVHDLERTRYLQTHLNAVAQAIQAGVDVRGYFVWSLLDNFEWAYGYSRRFGLFYTDYATQERLWKDSARWYRHFLNAPGNATPSPTPELETLSEKGDSR